The proteins below are encoded in one region of Micromonospora sp. DSM 45708:
- the nudC gene encoding NAD(+) diphosphatase, with the protein MSGEPAPPLARSTVDRAAHRRTDPAWLAEAWEQARVLVLDSTDEGRALVRGETAPPELVLVGAGELPEVPRSVPMFLGVEPDGVPVFAVDSPLPTLPGTRRAHLREVGHLMTDRDAGLFTTALALLNWHLRHGYSASTGQPTQVDEAGWSRVDPGGHRTWPRTDPAMIVLVHDGVDGPEGRCLLGNNAAWPGTPGRRRYSCLAGYVEPGESAEAAVLREVREEVGVAVEEIAYVSSQAWPFPGSLMLGFLARADADEPIRVDPTEIAHARWFSRREIGAALAGEPVRADGGDHLLLPPPSSIALFLVHRWLDGHC; encoded by the coding sequence GTGAGCGGCGAGCCGGCGCCGCCGCTGGCCCGGTCCACGGTGGACCGGGCCGCGCACCGGCGTACCGACCCGGCCTGGCTGGCCGAGGCGTGGGAGCAGGCCCGGGTGCTGGTGCTGGACTCGACCGACGAGGGTCGCGCCCTGGTCCGGGGCGAGACGGCCCCGCCGGAGCTGGTCCTGGTCGGCGCCGGTGAGCTGCCCGAGGTGCCGCGCTCGGTGCCGATGTTCCTCGGCGTGGAGCCGGACGGGGTGCCGGTGTTCGCGGTGGACAGCCCGCTGCCCACGCTGCCCGGCACCCGCCGGGCGCACCTGCGTGAGGTCGGCCACCTGATGACCGACCGGGACGCGGGCCTGTTCACCACCGCGTTGGCGCTGCTCAACTGGCATCTCCGGCACGGCTACTCGGCGTCCACCGGGCAGCCGACGCAGGTCGACGAGGCCGGCTGGTCCCGGGTAGACCCGGGTGGCCACCGGACCTGGCCGCGTACCGACCCGGCCATGATCGTGCTGGTGCACGACGGGGTGGACGGCCCGGAGGGCCGCTGTCTGCTGGGCAACAACGCCGCCTGGCCGGGCACCCCGGGCCGGCGTCGCTACTCCTGCCTGGCCGGTTACGTCGAGCCCGGCGAGTCGGCCGAGGCGGCCGTGCTGCGTGAGGTCCGCGAGGAGGTCGGCGTCGCGGTCGAGGAGATCGCGTACGTGTCCAGCCAGGCCTGGCCGTTCCCCGGCTCGCTGATGCTCGGCTTTCTGGCCCGGGCCGACGCCGACGAGCCGATCCGGGTCGACCCGACCGAGATCGCGCACGCGCGGTGGTTCAGCCGCCGGGAGATCGGCGCCGCGCTGGCCGGCGAACCGGTCCGGGCGGACGGCGGGGACCACCTGCTGCTGCCGCCGCCGTCGTCGATCGCGCTGTTCCTGGTGCACCGCTGGCTCGACGGCCACTGCTGA
- a CDS encoding DUF397 domain-containing protein, whose amino-acid sequence MNEIRTSTTSLAGAAWRKSTRSQTSNCVEVAPLGTGPATMALRDSKDPSGPVLLFNRAGWLGFIAGAKNGQFDLN is encoded by the coding sequence ATGAACGAGATCCGCACCAGCACGACCTCCCTCGCCGGCGCCGCCTGGCGCAAGAGCACCCGCAGCCAGACCTCGAACTGCGTGGAGGTCGCGCCGCTCGGCACCGGGCCGGCGACCATGGCGTTGCGGGACAGCAAGGACCCGAGCGGGCCGGTGCTGCTGTTCAACCGGGCCGGCTGGCTCGGCTTCATCGCCGGCGCGAAGAACGGCCAGTTCGACCTGAACTGA
- a CDS encoding helix-turn-helix domain-containing protein: protein MPPAVPGPFLRRRRLGIELRRLREQAGLTGDQVIEGIGWASASKLSRLENGRSRPDPEDVAALLTLYGVTGGLRAELAGIAHEAGDMRGWLRTFPVMTQQQRAFAELEAGCAEISEYNPVLVPGLLQTPGYARHRILSAARVAEEAGDPESEDPETEVGARQARQSLLTHVPRYTAVLEEAALDRRAGPPDVLRDQLVHLCELADMPNVELRLLLRDTRVGDWYVPPTAFSLYRFADPLDPETLAIESGFTDVMSTEANTLNRYKVVFEWLCRSALSASDTRSWLTEATGRPTGTAVESTAAYGPATAPTQRRRDSGRLTSER from the coding sequence GTGCCTCCTGCCGTACCAGGCCCGTTTCTGCGCCGTCGTCGCCTCGGCATCGAGCTGCGCCGGCTCCGCGAACAGGCCGGTCTCACCGGTGACCAGGTTATCGAGGGGATCGGCTGGGCCTCCGCTTCCAAACTGTCCCGCCTGGAGAACGGCCGCAGCCGACCCGACCCGGAGGACGTGGCCGCCCTGCTCACGCTCTACGGGGTCACCGGCGGGCTGCGTGCGGAGCTGGCCGGGATCGCCCACGAGGCCGGCGACATGCGCGGCTGGCTGCGCACCTTCCCGGTGATGACCCAGCAGCAGCGCGCCTTCGCCGAGCTGGAGGCGGGCTGCGCGGAGATCTCCGAGTACAACCCGGTGCTGGTGCCGGGGCTGTTGCAGACCCCCGGCTACGCCCGGCACCGGATCCTGTCCGCGGCCCGGGTGGCCGAGGAGGCCGGCGACCCGGAGTCGGAGGACCCGGAGACCGAGGTGGGCGCCCGGCAGGCCCGCCAGTCGCTGCTGACCCACGTGCCCCGTTACACCGCCGTGCTGGAGGAGGCCGCGCTGGACCGGCGCGCCGGCCCGCCGGACGTGCTGCGGGACCAGCTCGTCCACCTGTGCGAGCTGGCCGACATGCCGAACGTGGAGCTGCGCCTGCTGCTCCGGGACACCCGGGTCGGCGACTGGTACGTCCCGCCCACCGCGTTCTCGCTCTACCGGTTCGCCGACCCGCTCGATCCGGAGACGCTGGCCATCGAAAGTGGGTTCACCGACGTCATGTCGACCGAGGCGAACACCCTAAATCGCTATAAAGTGGTGTTCGAGTGGCTGTGCAGGTCGGCACTCTCCGCATCGGACACCCGCTCCTGGCTGACCGAGGCGACCGGACGGCCGACCGGCACGGCAGTCGAGTCCACCGCGGCGTACGGGCCGGCAACGGCGCCGACCCAGCGCCGCCGTGACTCGGGGCGCCTCACGTCGGAACGGTGA
- a CDS encoding MFS transporter, whose product MRTVLRRPDFRLLFAAMVASMAAESILLLALAVWVKDLTGSDSMAGATIFAVIAPMALAPLVGWVVDRYRRRPFFIAANLLAAVLLGPLLTVRDRGDVWVIYLVAALYGLSSITLSAVLNGLIRHLVPADLLADANGALQTVRQGLRLVGPLAGAGVYAAVGGWLLVLLAMVGFLVAAAMVGLLRADESTPTRSGSRWPAGLGAGLRHLAREAALRRALVGYGAASLVMGFTESLIFAYVDLGLRRDAAFVGVLVMVQGVGGLVGGLLSAAVVRRLGELGALAAGVTFFGPAALALAYPRLWLGVVALLLAGVSLPLTMVGLHTLVQRRTPPGLLGRVTAASKALVSGPQAVSIGTGALLVGVFDYRLLFVLVGTITTGGGLYLWRGRRLTPPGAAGPARVPVPRRPLDDELLAASRRRRTP is encoded by the coding sequence ATGCGCACCGTCCTGCGCCGCCCCGACTTCCGCCTGCTCTTCGCCGCGATGGTGGCGAGCATGGCGGCGGAGTCGATCCTGCTGCTCGCGCTCGCCGTCTGGGTGAAGGACCTGACCGGCTCGGACAGCATGGCCGGAGCCACCATCTTCGCCGTGATCGCGCCGATGGCGCTCGCCCCGCTGGTGGGCTGGGTGGTCGACCGCTACCGCCGCCGGCCCTTCTTCATCGCCGCCAACCTGCTCGCCGCCGTGCTCCTCGGCCCGCTGCTCACCGTCCGCGACCGAGGGGACGTGTGGGTGATCTACCTGGTCGCGGCGCTCTACGGCCTCTCCTCGATCACACTGAGCGCCGTACTCAACGGGCTGATCCGGCACCTCGTGCCGGCCGACCTGCTGGCCGACGCGAACGGGGCCCTCCAGACCGTCCGCCAGGGACTGCGGCTGGTCGGGCCGCTCGCCGGGGCCGGCGTCTACGCCGCCGTCGGTGGCTGGCTGCTGGTGCTCCTGGCCATGGTCGGCTTCCTGGTCGCCGCCGCCATGGTCGGGCTGCTCCGGGCGGACGAGAGCACGCCGACCCGGTCCGGCAGCCGCTGGCCGGCCGGGCTGGGCGCCGGGCTGCGTCACCTGGCCCGGGAGGCGGCGCTGCGCCGGGCCCTGGTCGGCTACGGCGCGGCCTCGCTGGTGATGGGCTTCACCGAGTCGCTGATCTTCGCGTACGTCGACCTGGGCCTGCGTCGCGACGCCGCGTTCGTCGGCGTGCTGGTCATGGTGCAGGGGGTGGGCGGCCTGGTCGGCGGGCTGCTCTCCGCCGCCGTGGTCCGCCGGCTCGGTGAGCTGGGCGCCCTGGCCGCCGGCGTGACGTTCTTCGGCCCGGCCGCGCTGGCGCTGGCGTACCCCCGGCTCTGGCTCGGGGTGGTGGCGCTGCTGCTGGCCGGCGTCTCGCTGCCGCTGACCATGGTGGGGCTGCACACGCTGGTCCAGCGACGGACGCCGCCGGGGCTGCTGGGCCGGGTCACCGCCGCGTCCAAGGCGCTGGTCAGCGGGCCGCAGGCGGTGTCCATCGGCACCGGCGCGCTGCTCGTCGGCGTCTTCGACTACCGGCTGCTGTTCGTGCTGGTCGGGACCATCACCACGGGCGGCGGCCTCTACCTCTGGCGGGGACGCCGCCTCACCCCGCCGGGGGCGGCCGGCCCGGCCCGCGTCCCGGTGCCCCGCCGGCCGCTCGACGACGAGCTGCTCGCCGCCAGCCGTCGGCGTCGGACGCCCTGA
- a CDS encoding mycoredoxin translates to MLTMYSTPWCGYCHRLKSQLDREGIAYEVVDIEQDPAAAEFVMGVNGGNQTVPTLRFVDGSALTNPSINQVKQHLAALPG, encoded by the coding sequence ATGTTGACGATGTATTCCACCCCGTGGTGCGGCTACTGCCACCGGCTGAAGTCGCAGCTCGACCGGGAGGGCATCGCGTACGAGGTGGTCGACATCGAGCAGGACCCCGCGGCGGCGGAGTTCGTGATGGGCGTCAACGGCGGCAACCAGACCGTGCCGACGCTGCGCTTCGTCGACGGCAGCGCCCTGACCAACCCCTCGATCAACCAGGTCAAGCAGCACCTCGCCGCCCTGCCCGGCTGA
- a CDS encoding WhiB family transcriptional regulator — translation MSLALAPLDVSVEVEANLPCRKFDPDLWFSDSPAELELAKSLCGDCPLRVECLAGAVERAEPWGVWGGEIFERGAVVPRKRPRGRPRKEDLARDAQLRVEAEARLAASGLSESRSAVRLAA, via the coding sequence ATGAGTCTGGCGTTGGCCCCACTCGACGTGAGCGTCGAGGTGGAGGCGAACCTGCCCTGCCGGAAGTTCGACCCCGACCTGTGGTTCTCCGACTCGCCCGCCGAGCTCGAGCTGGCCAAGTCGCTCTGCGGGGACTGCCCGCTGCGCGTCGAGTGCCTGGCCGGGGCGGTGGAGCGGGCCGAGCCCTGGGGCGTCTGGGGCGGCGAGATCTTCGAGCGTGGCGCGGTCGTCCCGCGCAAGCGGCCCCGTGGCCGTCCGCGCAAGGAGGACCTCGCCCGTGACGCCCAGCTCCGGGTCGAGGCGGAGGCGCGACTGGCGGCCAGCGGGCTGTCCGAGTCGCGTAGCGCCGTCCGGCTGGCAGCCTGA
- a CDS encoding ABC1 kinase family protein → MTDIPRRAVSRTAKLAALPLGFAGRTVLGMGKRVTGLASEVISAEIQQRTAEQLFSVLGQLKGGAMKFGQALSVFEAALPEEVAAPYRQALTKLQEAAPPLPVATVHKVLAEQLGPDWRDRFVSFDDTPAAAASIGQVHRAVWRDPGYGPHGGPHHRDVAVKIQYPGAGDALLADLKQLSRLGGMFRAIQPGLDVKPLLAELRERITEELDYELEAESQRAFSAAYANDPDIFIPEVLDAAPRVLITEWVEGIPLSTIIREGTEEQRNEAGRLMAELHLSAPERAGLLHADPHPGNFRLLPDGRLGVIDFGAVARMPEGTPEPIGRIAALALRGDADGVVEGLRDEGFVSRTEPIDAQGVLDFLRPMLEPIAADEFRFTRAWLRAEAGRLASPRSPAYQLSRQLNLPPSYLMIHRVTLGSIGVLCQLEAKAPYRAILERWLPGFAPVA, encoded by the coding sequence GTGACCGACATCCCGCGCCGCGCCGTGTCCCGCACCGCCAAACTCGCCGCCCTGCCGCTCGGATTCGCCGGTCGAACCGTCCTCGGGATGGGCAAGCGGGTGACCGGTCTCGCGTCCGAGGTCATCTCCGCCGAGATCCAGCAGCGCACCGCCGAGCAGTTGTTCAGCGTCCTCGGGCAGCTCAAGGGCGGTGCGATGAAGTTCGGCCAGGCCCTGTCGGTCTTCGAGGCGGCGCTGCCCGAGGAGGTCGCCGCGCCCTACCGGCAGGCGCTCACCAAGCTTCAGGAGGCCGCCCCGCCGCTGCCCGTGGCGACCGTGCACAAGGTGCTGGCCGAGCAGCTCGGGCCGGACTGGCGGGACCGGTTCGTCTCCTTCGACGACACCCCGGCCGCCGCGGCCAGCATCGGCCAGGTGCACCGGGCGGTCTGGCGTGACCCGGGGTACGGACCCCACGGCGGCCCGCACCACCGGGACGTGGCCGTGAAGATCCAGTATCCGGGCGCCGGTGACGCCCTGCTCGCCGATCTCAAGCAGCTCTCCCGGCTGGGCGGCATGTTCCGGGCCATCCAGCCGGGCCTGGACGTCAAGCCGCTCCTGGCCGAGCTGCGCGAGCGGATCACCGAGGAGCTGGACTACGAGCTGGAGGCCGAGTCGCAGCGGGCGTTCTCCGCCGCGTACGCGAACGACCCGGACATCTTCATCCCGGAGGTGCTCGACGCCGCGCCCCGGGTGCTGATCACGGAGTGGGTGGAGGGCATCCCACTGTCCACGATCATCCGGGAGGGCACCGAGGAGCAGCGGAACGAGGCCGGACGGCTGATGGCCGAGCTGCACCTGTCCGCGCCGGAGCGGGCCGGGCTGCTGCACGCCGACCCGCACCCGGGCAACTTCCGGCTGCTGCCGGACGGCCGGCTCGGTGTGATCGACTTCGGCGCGGTGGCCCGGATGCCGGAGGGCACGCCCGAGCCGATCGGCCGGATCGCCGCGCTGGCGCTGCGCGGGGACGCCGACGGGGTGGTGGAGGGGCTGCGCGACGAGGGCTTCGTCAGCCGGACCGAGCCGATCGACGCCCAGGGGGTGCTCGACTTCCTCCGCCCGATGCTGGAGCCGATCGCCGCCGACGAGTTCCGCTTCACCCGGGCCTGGCTGCGGGCCGAGGCGGGCCGGCTGGCCAGCCCCCGCTCCCCCGCGTACCAGCTCAGCCGGCAGCTCAACCTGCCGCCGTCGTACCTGATGATCCACCGGGTGACGTTGGGGTCGATCGGGGTGCTCTGCCAGTTGGAGGCGAAGGCGCCCTACCGGGCCATCCTGGAACGCTGGCTGCCCGGCTTCGCGCCGGTGGCCTGA
- a CDS encoding TOMM precursor leader peptide-binding protein — protein sequence MTHPTPLPRPTLLPGLTRLWRDRRTLQLGVEPGPAVLVEVATPGTTQLLDLLDGTRSERAVLAAATAARVPPGEARALLDALRAAGLVVPAQTLLPRDLTGPVRARLTAEADALALAVPDLPGTPARLLRRRRAARVLVTGAGRLGAAVAVALAQAGVGHVVPDLSGPVHAGDLVGTGLPGTELGRPLAPAVCAALVRCAPGTATGPLRSGRPDLVVQLGVGRPAEALAIGYARRRQPHLLLDLRGGVPVVGPLVRPPAGPCLRCLDLHRADRDPDWPALAAQLATDRGEPACAATTRLAATAFAAAEALAQLDGGTPETLGAAVEVRGAGRLRHRRWPPHPACGCCGRRPIRSAPPAPGRTAAASPSRR from the coding sequence GTGACGCATCCGACTCCGCTTCCCCGCCCGACGCTGCTGCCCGGCCTGACCAGGCTGTGGCGCGACCGGCGCACGCTCCAGCTCGGCGTGGAGCCCGGCCCGGCGGTGCTGGTCGAGGTGGCCACCCCGGGCACCACCCAACTGCTCGACCTGCTCGACGGCACCCGCAGCGAACGCGCCGTCCTGGCCGCGGCCACCGCCGCCCGGGTGCCACCGGGCGAGGCGCGCGCCCTGCTCGACGCGCTCCGGGCCGCCGGTCTGGTCGTACCCGCGCAGACGCTGCTCCCCCGCGACCTCACCGGGCCGGTCCGGGCCCGGTTGACCGCGGAGGCGGACGCCCTGGCCCTGGCCGTGCCCGACCTGCCCGGCACGCCGGCCCGGCTGCTGCGCCGCCGCCGGGCCGCCCGGGTGCTGGTGACCGGCGCGGGCCGGCTCGGCGCCGCGGTCGCCGTCGCGCTGGCCCAGGCCGGGGTGGGGCACGTCGTACCCGATCTGTCCGGCCCGGTCCACGCCGGCGACCTGGTCGGGACCGGCCTGCCCGGCACGGAGCTGGGTCGGCCGCTGGCCCCGGCGGTGTGCGCGGCGCTGGTCCGCTGCGCGCCGGGCACCGCCACCGGGCCGCTGCGGTCGGGTCGACCCGACCTGGTAGTGCAGCTCGGCGTGGGCCGGCCGGCCGAGGCGCTCGCCATCGGGTACGCCCGCCGACGGCAGCCCCACCTCCTGCTCGACCTGCGCGGCGGCGTACCCGTGGTCGGGCCGCTGGTCCGCCCGCCTGCCGGCCCCTGCCTGCGCTGCCTCGACCTGCACCGCGCCGACCGCGACCCGGACTGGCCGGCGCTCGCCGCCCAGCTCGCGACCGACCGCGGCGAGCCGGCCTGCGCGGCCACCACCCGGCTCGCCGCGACGGCGTTCGCGGCGGCCGAGGCGCTGGCCCAGCTCGACGGCGGCACACCGGAGACGCTCGGCGCGGCGGTGGAGGTGCGGGGCGCGGGTCGCCTCCGGCACCGCAGGTGGCCCCCGCACCCCGCCTGCGGCTGCTGCGGGCGTCGCCCGATCCGGTCGGCCCCACCCGCTCCCGGCCGCACGGCAGCAGCGAGCCCCTCGCGTCGGTAA
- a CDS encoding DUF5679 domain-containing protein: MADQAQTYNGYCVKCKEKRDFEGRVEVSKTGMNMAKGKCPVCGTTVNRILGKAKV; encoded by the coding sequence GTGGCCGACCAGGCCCAGACCTACAACGGTTACTGCGTCAAGTGCAAGGAGAAGCGGGACTTCGAGGGGCGCGTGGAGGTCTCGAAGACCGGCATGAACATGGCCAAGGGCAAGTGCCCGGTGTGCGGCACAACAGTGAACCGCATCCTGGGCAAGGCCAAGGTCTGA
- a CDS encoding M48 metallopeptidase family protein: MAGTRKPVVEVRRSQRRRRTVSAYRDGERVVVLIPDQFSRAEESEWVDRMLARLAAREGRFARSDAELLARATRLIGLYLSEHRSAAEPASVRWVTNQNGRWGSCTPADRTIRISHRIQDMPDWVIDYVLLHELTHLIVPSHNARFWALVARYPRSERARGYLEGVAATAGLP; this comes from the coding sequence ATGGCCGGGACGCGGAAGCCCGTCGTCGAGGTGCGGCGCAGCCAGCGCCGGCGACGCACGGTGTCCGCGTACCGGGACGGGGAGCGCGTCGTCGTGCTCATCCCCGACCAGTTCTCCCGGGCCGAGGAGAGCGAATGGGTCGACCGGATGCTGGCCCGGCTGGCCGCCCGGGAGGGCCGGTTCGCCCGCTCGGACGCCGAGCTGCTCGCCCGGGCCACCCGCCTGATCGGCCTCTACCTGTCCGAACACCGGTCGGCAGCCGAGCCGGCGAGCGTCCGCTGGGTGACCAACCAGAACGGCCGCTGGGGCTCCTGCACCCCGGCCGACCGCACCATCCGGATCTCCCACCGGATCCAGGACATGCCCGACTGGGTGATCGACTACGTCCTGCTCCACGAGCTGACGCACCTCATCGTGCCCAGCCACAACGCCCGGTTCTGGGCCCTGGTCGCCCGCTACCCGAGGTCGGAGCGGGCCCGCGGCTACCTGGAGGGCGTGGCCGCCACCGCCGGCCTCCCCTGA
- a CDS encoding zinc-dependent metalloprotease, whose translation MQQFMSQLQHLLSAPGSGPVNWDLARQVAASQLAAAGDPAVSPFERNAVEDALRIADLWLEPATSWPSGIRSSVAWNRNEWIFKTLDVWRKLCDPVASRMVGAMGDLVPPEARAQLGPMQSMVATLGGALFGGQLGQALGSLAAEVLSAGDIGLPLGPAGTAALIPANIKAYGEGLELPEDEVRLYVALREAAHQRLFQHVPWLRGHVLTAVENYAAGIRVNREAIEEAMGRVDPTDPESMQAIALEGIFTPEDTPAQKASLARLETVLALVEGWVCHVVDSAAGDRLPNVVRLGEAFRRRRAAGGPAEQTFAALVGLELRPRRLREATVLWAALTEQRGIAGRDAIWGHPDLLPSDDDFAAPEAFAASGSDLDDELASFDFSAPGAPEEPAPGEDDGKA comes from the coding sequence ATGCAGCAGTTCATGTCGCAGTTGCAGCACCTGCTGTCCGCGCCGGGCAGCGGGCCGGTCAACTGGGACCTCGCCCGGCAGGTGGCCGCGAGCCAGCTCGCCGCCGCCGGCGACCCGGCGGTCTCGCCGTTCGAACGCAACGCGGTGGAGGACGCGCTCCGGATCGCCGACCTCTGGCTGGAACCGGCGACCTCGTGGCCCTCCGGCATCCGCTCGTCGGTCGCCTGGAACCGCAACGAGTGGATCTTCAAGACCCTCGACGTGTGGCGCAAGCTCTGCGACCCGGTGGCCAGCCGGATGGTCGGCGCGATGGGCGACCTGGTGCCGCCGGAGGCCCGCGCCCAGCTCGGCCCGATGCAGTCGATGGTCGCCACGCTGGGCGGAGCGCTCTTCGGCGGCCAGCTCGGCCAGGCACTCGGCTCACTCGCCGCCGAGGTGCTCTCCGCCGGCGACATCGGCCTGCCGCTGGGCCCCGCCGGCACCGCCGCGCTCATTCCCGCCAACATCAAGGCGTACGGCGAGGGCCTGGAGCTGCCGGAGGACGAGGTACGCCTCTACGTGGCCCTGCGCGAGGCCGCCCACCAGCGCCTCTTCCAGCACGTGCCGTGGTTGCGCGGGCACGTGCTGACGGCGGTGGAGAACTACGCCGCCGGCATCCGGGTCAACCGGGAGGCGATCGAGGAGGCGATGGGCCGGGTCGACCCGACCGACCCGGAGTCGATGCAGGCGATCGCCCTGGAAGGCATCTTCACCCCCGAGGACACCCCGGCCCAGAAGGCCTCCCTGGCCCGGCTGGAGACCGTCCTCGCGCTGGTCGAGGGCTGGGTGTGCCACGTGGTGGACAGCGCGGCCGGCGACCGCCTGCCCAACGTCGTACGCCTCGGCGAGGCGTTCCGCCGCCGCCGGGCCGCCGGTGGCCCGGCCGAGCAGACGTTCGCCGCCCTGGTCGGCCTGGAACTGCGACCGCGCCGGCTGCGCGAGGCGACCGTGCTCTGGGCGGCGCTGACCGAGCAGCGCGGCATCGCCGGCCGGGACGCGATCTGGGGTCACCCCGACCTGCTGCCCTCGGACGACGACTTCGCGGCCCCGGAGGCGTTCGCGGCGAGCGGCAGCGACCTGGACGATGAGCTGGCCAGCTTCGACTTCTCCGCGCCGGGTGCGCCGGAGGAGCCGGCCCCGGGCGAGGACGACGGCAAGGCCTAG
- a CDS encoding YlbL family protein, giving the protein MRRRGVTVLLGALLTALLSVGVLSVPLPYVVLGPGPTVNTLGSENGKEIIQVSGRATSTSAGQLRLTTVGVQPTVRLRSALAGWFSSDEAVVPRELVYPPGESQEEVEKRNAEDFQNSQTSAETAALRELGYPIKVLVKTVTPGGPSVDVLRADDVLTSVDGAPVTSAAKLTELIRAKPAGTALRIGYTRGGTPGTATVTSREQDGRPRIGVEIDQQQPHPFTLKIDLGDIGGPSAGLMFTLGIIDKLEPADLTGGKIVAGTGTIDDEGRVGPIGGIAQKLVGAKDAGAKVFLVPADNCAEAVRNPQPDLPLLRVATLSDALKALETLRAGGQPTRC; this is encoded by the coding sequence ATGAGACGTCGCGGCGTGACCGTCCTGCTCGGTGCCCTGCTCACCGCCCTGCTCAGCGTCGGCGTGCTGAGCGTGCCCCTGCCGTACGTGGTGCTCGGCCCCGGCCCGACCGTCAACACGCTCGGCAGTGAGAACGGCAAGGAGATCATCCAGGTTTCCGGCCGCGCGACGTCCACCTCGGCCGGGCAGCTCCGGCTCACCACGGTCGGCGTGCAGCCCACGGTCCGGCTGCGGTCGGCGCTGGCCGGCTGGTTCTCCTCGGACGAGGCGGTGGTGCCCCGGGAGCTGGTCTATCCGCCGGGGGAGTCGCAGGAAGAGGTCGAGAAGCGCAACGCGGAGGACTTCCAGAACTCGCAGACCAGCGCCGAGACGGCGGCCCTGCGCGAGCTGGGCTACCCGATCAAGGTGCTGGTCAAGACCGTCACGCCGGGCGGGCCGTCGGTGGACGTGCTCCGCGCGGACGACGTGCTCACCTCGGTCGACGGGGCGCCGGTGACCAGCGCGGCCAAGCTCACCGAGCTGATCCGGGCCAAGCCGGCCGGCACCGCGCTGCGGATCGGCTACACCCGGGGCGGCACCCCGGGCACCGCGACGGTCACCAGCCGGGAGCAGGACGGCCGGCCGCGCATCGGGGTCGAGATCGACCAGCAGCAGCCGCACCCGTTCACCCTGAAGATCGACCTCGGGGACATCGGCGGGCCGAGCGCCGGCCTGATGTTCACGCTGGGCATCATCGACAAGCTGGAGCCGGCCGACCTGACCGGCGGGAAGATCGTCGCCGGCACCGGGACCATCGACGACGAGGGCCGGGTCGGCCCGATCGGCGGCATCGCGCAGAAGTTGGTCGGCGCCAAGGACGCCGGCGCGAAGGTCTTCCTGGTGCCGGCGGACAACTGCGCCGAGGCGGTCCGTAACCCGCAACCGGATCTGCCGTTGCTCCGGGTGGCGACGCTTTCCGACGCGCTCAAGGCGCTGGAGACGCTCCGTGCCGGAGGGCAGCCGACCCGCTGCTGA